A stretch of Castanea sativa cultivar Marrone di Chiusa Pesio chromosome 2, ASM4071231v1 DNA encodes these proteins:
- the LOC142624293 gene encoding peroxidase 3-like produces MNTNLSSSFIFIAVFGLLGVCHGQLRMHFYEESCPHAEEIVKEIIWNRVACNSTLPAKFLRMHFHDCFVRGCDGSVLIDSTPNNLAEKAAIPNLSLGGFDIIDEVKTELEKTCPGVVSCADIVALAARDSVSYQFQRPIWDVLTGRRDGIISRESEALANIPSPFFNFTTLKQSFANKSLSVHDLVVLSGGHTIGVGHCNFFSNRLYNFTGKNDEDPSLNSTYAAFLKTQCKSLSNNVTIVPMDPGSPLSFDNNYFNILKQNEGLFQSDAALLTDSEATYNVNELLNSQNFFMEFAQSIMRMGAIQVLTGSLGEIRKNCSVVNP; encoded by the exons atgaatacTAATTTGAGCTCCTCCTTTATCTTTATAGCAGTGTTTGGGCTTCTAGGAGTTTGTCATGGACAGTTGAGAATGCATTTTTATGAGGAGAGTTGTCCCCATGCCGAGGAAATTGTGAAGGAAATCATATGGAACCGTGTGGCATGCAATTCAACTTTGCCTGCCAAGTTTCTGAGGATGCATTTTCATGATTGTTTCGTCAGG GGTTGTGATGGCTCTGTACTGATAGACTCTACCCCAAATAACTTGGCTGAGAAGGCAGCAATTCCAAACCTATCTTTGGGAGGATTTGACATAATAGATGAGGTGAAGACCGAGCTAGAGAAGACTTGTCCTGGAGTAGTTTCTTGTGCAGATATCGTTGCTTTGGCTGCTAGAGACTCGGTTTCCTACCAA TTTCAGAGGCCAATTTGGGATGTACTTACCGGTAGAAGGGACGGAATCATATCGCGTGAGTCAGAGGCCCTTGCCAACATCCCATCACCATTCTTCAATTTCACCACCCTGAAACAATCTTTTGCTAACAAAAGCCTCTCAGTTCATGATCTTGTTGTTTTATCAG GTGGACATACAATTGGTGTTGGGCATTGCAATTTCTTCAGCAACAGGCTATACAATTTCACAGGAAAAAATGATGAAGATCCTTCTCTAAACTCAACCTATGCTGCTTTCTTGAAAACCCAATGCAAAAGCCTCTCAAACAATGTAACTATTGTGCCAATGGATCCTGGAAGCCCCCTATCCTTTGACAACAATTATTTCAATATCTTGAAGCAAAACGAAGGTCTTTTCCAATCTGATGCTGCACTTTTAACTGATAGTGAAGCTACCTACAATGTCAATGAGCTGCTTAACTCTCAGAATTTTTTCATGGAGTTTGCTCAATCGATTATGAGGATGGGAGCCATTCAAGTGCTTACAGGAAGTTTGGGAGAGATTAGGAAGAACTGTAGTGTGGTGAATCCTTGA